ttacggaaaagtgtagacacggcgacgacactttgtttcgaaacaattctagacacattgtgtggactctgttacgacacatctgacatttagttaccactttgtgattctgcgactggaatggttatatgggtacgGACCAGATGACATTTTTAACGCTGAGGAAATCGgacttttttataatatgacaccAGACAGGACTTTAAAGTTCAAAGGAGAGAATTGTTCTGGCGGAAAATTATCTAAGACGAGACTGACGATCATGGTTGCAGCAAATATGACAGGATCCTGTAAAAGGAAGCTTTTAGTTATAGGCAAATCTAAGAAACCAAGATGTTTTAAAAACATACGCTCACTGCCGGTAACGTATGAAAACAATATGAAATCATGGATGACATCGGAAATTTTTGAAAGATGGTTGCGAAACTGGGACGCTGAATTAAAAGCACACAATAAGAAAATTCTACTTTTAGTTGATAACTGTCCTGCTCATCCGGCTGTTACTAATTTGAAGTGCATTAAACTTGTGTTTTTACCACCAAATGTTACATCTGTACTGCAACCAATGGACCAAGGTGTAATAAGATGTTTAAAATCTCATTATAGAAGAGTGCAAGTGTTAAAGTTAATTCAAAACCTTGACAGTAACGACCAGAAAAGCTTTACGGTTCTTGATGCCATCTTGATGATATCAGAAGCATGGGAAAAAGTTTCACCAAAAACTATCGCGAACTGCTTTAGACATGCAGCTTTCAAACACCTCTTGACAATATCCTCAGATGATCtgactgatgatgatgaagaggACAATATTTCTTTGGCTCAATTAGCCCAAAATTTAAGACCTGCTTTATCTACTACTGAAGCAGAGGAGTTTATTGATGTGGATAACTCTATTGCAATTTGTGCACCAGCTACGGAAGAAGATATTGTACAAGAAGTTCAAGAGGAAAATAACGAACAGGAAGAGACTGAAGAACAATTTACAGTGCCAACTTTGAATGATGGTCTCAATGCTGTCAATGTATTACGAAAAATTGTTCTTTTTAATGAACAGTTTCACATGCAGGGAAATTATGACAAtactttaattaaaattcagCGTGAACTACAAAGTGCGTACGTACTACAGAAGTGTTtcaaacaaactaaaataacagattttgttaatgtagaaaaatgataattatatgtacgtaatgtctttttattataattttcatgtgaaataaataaaatgtagttttattttatagatgagTATATTAATCACACATTTAGGTAATAATAAGTATTAGGTACGTCATCGGCTGTTACGACTATCGGTTTTTACGACCAAATATGAGTAGTCCCTTCGATGTCGTTATAAACGGTTTTGACTGtattagtgagaggcaaattgtgataatacatagttaacaattatgttttaaataagaaggtatttactttaaaaatatggtacctgaattctatcgatgttctagataactgcatgtcgcgcaaaagtgcgtgtttacgcggcacttacgacctttcattaagggttttttgaagaaaactcaaaaatggctcaaccgatgatgttcaaaatattgttttttgtactctattatacggctaatctcccgatatgttttcaatttatccaaaaatgttcttagaaacattccagttatttttaaagacccatttaatgatgtgcaacacgttggtggtttctgagatttttttttgtgacaattagttacatctatggagtgcccctcttaaaaatacatttcttacaattttgagtacttaatccagtagcggcttacaaaatacacctatatttcaaatttatatgcccctttcagcactctaaatagtttatacccaccaatttgatattgagtaaatactgagtatttactcggtatttacccgtgagtatttactcactacccatctctaattACAGAGGAAGCACTTGGAATTTGGAAGGGAATTGATTTGGTTTTAACTAAAATGTGCCAGAATGTGTGATTTCTCTGTATTGTTAACTGACCACATCTGGTTGCGACATTTTTATGATATGCGGTATCATACTAACTGAACAGTTATAGTAAGTATCTCTACCTACTTGTGTATTGTATGAGCcgcatatatgtacctaataatattatatattttatttatacatattgttaCCTAATATGTAACTACACATTTGTCTTATGGTCCTTTTGCCGGTTAATTATACTATATCAATGTTTAACATAGGTACAATTAGCTAATCTATCCCAAAgcttttattacttattaaacGTTTGAACGCACCGCGTATTATAGCTATGTTAACGGTCATTAAAACTTAGCAAACAGCgatttaagataagataagagctACGTTTATGCTCGGGTGACGAATAAATTCATTTCTGAGGATTCTAGTGGATTTTTGACTTTCAGTTCTTTAAAAAAGGTCCCTTAGGAGGGGAGTGCTGagtcatattttttttgtatggaaaaagtttttttttttcacagaaACCTATCGCGTGTGCTTTCATATGATATGGATTTTTGAGgcgattctaaaaatataccacatcattacatttccccatttttttaaaaattgaaaCAAAAACAAATTGGGGCTCCTATACGATatggccattttttttttctataataatTTATACCATTTTGGCGTAACCATCATGTCAACGTGGTACAAGAAGttgttatacttatttactagCACCCATAGAGCCTGTGCGAAAAGAGTAAAGTCGTAAAATAATAAGCGAATGTATTGGACATTCTATGACTTCTATGActgttctctttccgcacagattcTATATACATAGCACAATGCACCGGAATTTTAAACTTCGCGTTGCTAAACCGTCATCGCGTTGCTACTCGTGCTCCGATTCCATCAAAATCGTACTCAAGTATTTCTGAAATCAATTTACCGCCGCGAGGTGTGGTAATTCCATCCGGGCGGGGTGGAGGGTAGCCATTCATTATCAGAACTTCTGTAAGAAAGGACAATGAAAATGTGTGCAGGTGTCAATAGTCGGCGCCGTGTACCTGGTGGGCTACATGCAATGGAGCGTGGCGTGGCTGATCGGGCCCGTGGTGCTCTCGGTGCTGCGCGACCAGTGGCGCCGCGACAGCGAGTACCGGCGCTCGCTGGCCAAGGCGGCCGCGGTCTCCAGCGAGAAGGACATCGTGCTGGCGAGGATCGACGATCTGCCTGCATGGGTAACCAGCGCCTGGTCTATGACCGGCTCCCGTAACAACTGCTTTGTTAAAGTGCAACAAGAAATCGGCTATTTATCGCATTCAATGCCAGGGgtcgtggcctaggaacaaacttgtatgacggtggacgcacatgtgcgtcaggagcagtgaatgtgttaaagtatTTTTTCAGTATCACTGCTACTATATTACTAGGTTACCTCAGTAACTATTTCTGTGTTCGTACCTATTCCCTTTCATTATTCATGTGTGTAATTATCTTACAGGTGTTCTTTCCGGACGTGGAACGTGCAGAATGGTTAAATAGAGTAAGTCTTTGTTCGATGCACATGAATAATGTACTTAACTGCTTTAGCAGTATGAATGTTTTAATATTCaaattgatgttttttttacagATTATTCTCCAAGTATGGCCAAACGTAAATCATTACGCCCGAAATCTGTTGAAGGATACTATCGAGCCGGCCGTAGCCGAGAGCCTGGCTAACTACAAAATGACCGGGTTCAAATTTGAGCGCTCGATCCTAGGCACTATTGTGAGTACATTTATCCAATTCGTTCAATAAATAATGCGCTCACAGCAGTCGCGAAGTAGCACGAGTATTTAATAGTATTTATCAACTTTTTTTAAGGATTTCATTTTAGTAAGTTGGCATTCGCCCAAATTATGTTTAATGGTATCAATTTATACTTTGCTTCATCAGCTTCTACTCGTATTCCACATCTGCAATGCAAACATAATGAAACTGCATTTAGGCCGGTGACGCCACACTCGAGAGCTATGAAATTGGGTCACTTTGTATAGAAATATCCACGCATATGCATAGTAAAAGGTCTTAATTTTATTGCTCTTGAGAGTCTTGAgtgttatattattattaattattacataaaatatTAGAAGTAGCTAATCAACATTGATACCGCGCTTATAAGAAATAAGGTATACATTTAACCGGATTACGTTAATACGCGGGTTTAAATGGTTTAAATTTGTGGTTTCATGTAATACAGCTGTATTATAATTGTCTCTTTAATATCAGTCACAATTATTTTCATTTGATGCTTTACATAaaacaaactttaaaatgtaggTAACGTAAGTAGCTGAAATATTTTACGGTAATGAATAGTTtcctacctacttacttttaatttaagtatacATTGTGTTTAGTATTTAACATTTGCAGGCACCAAGGGTCGGTGGCGTGAAGGTTTACGACAAGAATCTCTCGAGGGACGAAATCATCATGGATATTGATCTCTTGTAAGTGATGCATTTCTATTTATTACGTCTCCATTGTCTATTTTAAAGATTGACCAATTTGAAGACTAGCTACTTAAATGCACAACCAATTACAGACAAACACGACATGCGACATAATATACGTTTGTACGCTACTACAATGAGACCATGAATTGATTTCTTTTGCACTGAGGAAAACACACTGAGGATTGTCTTTTCGTTTCAGTTATGCTGGGGACTGTGATATCTCATTTGTTCTCCAAGGTATTCGCGGGGGTATAAAGGATCTGCAGGTacatagatttagatttattttactataaatATCTAGTCATTAATAGTAGATAAAAGATATTAGCCAAAACTATAGACCACACTTTTTCAAGTACAgtttaacataatataatacattaaCACATAATATACACATTTGTTACATATGTGTGTTCAATAAGACGTAACTGCCGTAAGAATTGCGATCAAGCCTTATCGCTAACCAACACTGTTGTACATTTAGattgaaaatattaaatatgatttctaaatttacaaaaaatacatCTGTTGCATAAATAAAATCACTTCATACAGATAAGATTCTAAGATTATTTTATAagatttcaattcaattcaattaaaatatttatttcagggtAAAATCGCCATAGATAAgacataaatatcaaaataacaaattaaaattaaaaaatacatgtcaacattataaaatttcaatacaaattaattaaaaataaattaccattaaatttaactaggtgtaaaaaattataataataaagaaaactatTCAAATCTcaacatacaaaattaaaatgacattagaattaattaaaattacattatattaaattaaaaacgtgATTTAAAACAAAGAGGGATTAGGTCCTATTTAGAATTGCTTAAACTTTACTTTTTCTATTCCAACATTCACAACTTTTTATGTATTTAACGCATTATTGTGTAGTAATTTAATATGTAtctaatgtatgtatatatgtaggtattgttgaGCTCATATCAGGAGACTTGTTCAGTCATCTGACATTGGCTCCTCTATATTTACAAGCAGTAgtaaggaaaaaataataagaaaCTCGATCGTTGTTTAGATCCACGGCATGGTCCGCGTAGTGATGAAACCGCTCATCACCAAGATCCCGCTGGTGGGGGGGCTGCAGGTGTTCTTCCTCAACAACCCCTCCATCGACTTCAACCTGGTGGGCGCGGCCGACGTGCTGGACATGCCGGGCCTGAGGTACGGTTGCCATATCAAACAGTGGAATGGAATATCCGGACAAAACTCCTATCGCCCTAAAACATCTGATGTTTCCTATTACAGTATTTAGCCCTGCTGCTACGGTTATATTATACTCGGTGTGATGGCGGTAATGACGCTCGTCTCCCACCATCCACCGGTGGGCGGGCTGTAGGTTTTATTTCTTCCTCAACAACACCGAACCGTCAAATCAATGCAATGAGCTGTCCATCCTGAtgttatagttttatttatttattcacgtATTGTATTACCTTACTTTATTTAAGCACTATAATATTATGGGGTAaaatgtatgtacagtcaccacacgggattattatgccatttagggttcttgctaaattggaaattgtatagcgtaagtattaaacaaccaatttagctaggaccctaaatggcgcaacaatcgcgtagcgtgatggtacataggtacaatagggtattttcctactagtcaaatcagttacttttttgagagctgtcaaaacgatttgctaatatggaatttaatatatgaaacattacatcgtgacgtcacggtcaactcacccactttttatatttctatccgatttattaaatagaacttgtgtttaaaaataactcctatctgtgtttttctaataattatctggtgctttatttcacgcatggtgtaaaatattttattttaaatacagtataataccctattctaCTGAATGATTCTGTCACTAATGGACAACGCTATTTGGGTCAAGAGAATCGATAAACATGTTGTAAGTATGCGGTTGCGGCCTAGATCAGCGGGTCATTCCATGCCAGAATCAATAGTGGTCGCTATCAGATATAGGTATAGACCCGAACAAGATGATCACTTGAACAAGactttatttttaaccgacttcaaaaaaggagcAGGTTATTAAGGCgttaatagtagtttgtgttacaagggatcaaaatgatatatttccgtcaaaagcgtacattgaatcctgaatgaagcgatggattctacaatagaatcccgaacgtagtgagcgATACTAAGTAGAATCCCGAGTGTATTTAGGGATtgaagtgttaacgcccaagacgaaataattttgataccgcgtgacacatactgcttttcacatcaactatgaggaaattgttatgttccaaaatatgtattatttgaccaaaaaaaattgtatgcaggaaagaaaaaatcgtgtcctagaacagaaaagtacaactttgatccctcctagcagggaagaaaagtgccactttgatcctcCCTAGAGAGGAAGAAatagccctttttcgaataggtgatgtgaaaaatactttttcagATGTGAATGTGTGCATggaatatttttacatatgactaaaatatttaacaaaatagAACAGATATCTACACAAGAATTTCAGTTATGAGTATTTTCAGAATGGTTTCTTAAAATGATAATTAGTAGGTAATTcagtgtataattattaattatgtcaTCGTAAgaaataggtatgtatgtagtaggtacttagtaagataatattttatgtaataCATTGATGTTACGTGCTGGAAACCTTTATGGGCTTACTTCATAAAATAGTCAGAACTTAACCGGTATTAAAATGGCACATTAGCATGTGTTTTAATTGCTTACCCCATGTGAATGTTTCAGTGACATACTCCGGCGCTGCATCGTGGAGCAGATCGCCAACATGATGGTGCTGCCGAACAAGCTGCCCATCAAGCTGAGCGATGAGATCCCCACCGTCGACCTGCGCATGCCAGACCCGGAGGTGAGCCTCTTAAACACTGTTACATCAAACCGTTGAGCACCGTAAAAAAATcgttaaacttaattgttttcTGCGAAATAGGGAATGTTACGCGAAGCTCTGCGTAGGAGGCGCCACTACTactatccgtcacaatctgggggtctaccgcgaaacaagaaaatcgaaatgtcgttatctaacctctctatcacactttcttattcgagcgataaagaggcagataactaaatttcgattttcgcgtttcccggtagggtaggcccttgttaacaaaccgccttgatgcatcaatgtcatattttattgtctgtgaaaacttgtcaaaaaacagtttaaggcacagtgtgtataagttactctatggtctactagaggagctagtgctgcactctggcggcaggacattgcagtaataccccctattatgTTAGTCAGTTTGTCAATTGTGCACCGTCCCTCACTTGAGGTGCCGTTGACAAACTTTTAGATGTGTAACCTTTAGTCGTCTCGGTATCGGTAGTAGACCTCATACCGTACACGTTTATGTCAATAGGAAATAAATGGGGCTGCTCTATAGAAGTCGGCCAAAAAGTTGGTTGGAATGGTCTTAGAAAGTTGTACTGACAATAAGGTGCTTTGCAAACGCACGGTTTTTCGTTTATTGGATTTTCCCGTGTTATAAATAGATGAAAATTAGTTCTGACTATTTTTCTTGTCGTAGAGGAAAAGGtcctacctacaaaaaaaaaaatggtgtcaCCCTATTTCACAGACAGAAATTTCATAGAATGTCGTTTCTCAGAAATTATTTCATATATTATTTGGTTCATATACTTTCAGTTCCAATATTATTGTTTCATAGACTATTTATTTGGTTGAAACATATTTCTCAGAAATTCAGTTGAATGTATATTACTatcaaactttttaaatttcgaAACTTATCAAACAGTAGAATTATGTTTCGTGTATTCTTGTTTCTTAGACACAGATTTCATAGATTGTTGTTTCATAGGAactgtttaatataatatttagttcgagtattttctttttaaatattattatttcagaacttaaatatgtacttcatttaaatttatttaaaagaaacTCAATGCAAAAAATTGTAatattagaactgcgacccccgcagaaacaaactgttgctagaaaagtaggttaggttagaactgtgaccaccgcagaaacaaactgttgctagaaaagtaggttaggataggttagaactgcgacccctgcagaaacaaactgttgctagaaaagtaggttaggttaggttagagcagcgacccccgcagaaataaactgttgctagaaaagtaggttaggttaggttagaactgcaatccccgcagaaaaaaaattgttgccagaaaagtaggttaggttagaactgcgacccctgcggaaacaaactgttgccagaaaagtaggttaggttaggttagaactgcgacccccgcagaaacaaactgttgctagaaaagtaggttaggttaggttagaactgcgaccaccGCAGAAAAAAATATCTATGATTTAATTTTGGCAAAGTAAGTATTGAGTTACTGaggcttctatgaaattaaaatattaagtttaataaaatgtGAAACAAAATTCTATGAATATGCAGGCTTGGAAACAagttttttataaacttaatattatgaggaataataatatatgacctgaaattttatgaatgaatgaatgaatgaaaacatttattttcaggcaactattggcccatagataaataccttaaaactagcatgaCATGAATTTCGAAATATTAATTTTCtgaactataaaaaatctacaagTACAGCTTCTACAATGTAAGTGCACTGGAAGTTGATCATTCTATGAAATGATAATATAAGAAACATTTTCTATGAATCACAATTCTACGAAAATGTATTATATGAAACAACGTACAaccaaaaaaaatacgtgtttcAAAGGGACACATCGTGATAAATTTCGTGGGATGCTTCTTTCTTTACCGGTTCCATATaaacaatatacctacctatattttattcTCGGTTaagcattaaaataatttaatattttcaggGAGTGCTGCGTATACATCTGGTGCAAGCTCAAAATCTTATGAAGAAGGATATTTCGATGTTAGGTGGGTACAGGCAATgtgtttaatttttcaatacTAAGACTTTACGTAGGTATCAGTTGTATGAGACAGATTAATCCAAAATCCAACACGAGCGcggtaaagaaaaataaaagtccacagagtttttatgtcggaatcGGAGTCTTGAAGTTGTTTAATAAAATCTACTACAATCCATTACCGTTTCAACGCTTAACAGGTTTGTACCTAATCCTCGAGAACTCGAGCCCCACGATGTATCTTGGGATGATGGTTTTAGTCAAcgattttgttgtttttataaagGCAAGGGTAAGTCGGACCCGTACGCGATCATCACGGTGGGCGCGCAGAAGTGGAAGACCAAGCACATCGACAACAACATCAACCCGCGCTGGGACTACTGGTGTGAG
Above is a window of Cydia splendana chromosome Z, ilCydSple1.2, whole genome shotgun sequence DNA encoding:
- the LOC134805051 gene encoding major centromere autoantigen B-like → MDQGVIRCLKSHYRRVQVLKLIQNLDSNDQKSFTVLDAILMISEAWEKVSPKTIANCFRHAAFKHLLTISSDDLTDDDEEDNISLAQLAQNLRPALSTTEAEEFIDVDNSIAICAPATEEDIVQEVQEENNEQEETEEQFTVPTLNDGLNAVNVLRKIVLFNEQFHMQGNYDNTLIKIQRELQSAYVLQKCFKQTKITDFVNVEK